In the Oncorhynchus keta strain PuntledgeMale-10-30-2019 chromosome 29, Oket_V2, whole genome shotgun sequence genome, one interval contains:
- the ubr1 gene encoding E3 ubiquitin-protein ligase UBR1, which yields MAEGETSLNGLELSKRWRDAADCGAEMLRFVVEQVPQIYCLEVESNSQEEEEVVQSRLLQPLECFLFGEDPQAGLEKLQQGSASSQLCGRVFKEGETVYSCRDCAIDPTCVLCMDCFQDSVHKGHRYKMHASSGGGFCDCGDLEAWKTGPCCSKHDPGAPTAMETDECVLEPGLRERAQKLFQVLLRYATDLLVWEESYELAEDLQPRVKEDTYYCVLYNDEHHSYDHVIYTLQRSVQCDHSEAHTHTALIDKEGRRAVKRGKLRSCQQAKDLIRSHSEHISLQPLRVEILHSAVMAHQSFAMRLGTWFQQIIGYSVGFRQVFCQVALEPSSEGDQPSLISRLMLHDSRLYKGARKFIHELIFCSLLMETEYKRRFAIEFTKHYKQLQKDYTLDDHERSISITALSVQIFTVPTLARQLIEEGNVIKVIVDTVMELLSEHLDSNHRFHFQGYNSDKFFRIQVIFHDLRYILISKPSLWTEELRTQFLEGFRVFLGLLHCMQGMEEVKRQFGQHIEVEPEWEAGFSIQRQLRHILVMFQEWCSSDETVLLLSFRECHRALMRCNNQPFQSEATDYYMCKHILHVSPYKVSQEPVSIHLPISRALAGLYVQLCYTGAVRRLPEFMDPESCDFTWFAEHPLRCVVLAAQVSAEMWRRNGLSLVSQVYYYHDVKCRDEMYDKDVIMLQIAASKMDPNHFLMLILQRFELFDVFNGSLASKDQELLKQWNRLTEEMLYLLIIIVGERYVPGISHVTKEDVTMREVIHLLCIQPMAHSSLVKGLPENESHETGLETVIPKVATFKKPGVSGHGLYEVKKECLPEFNPFFFHYSKSQHSKAEDAQKKRRTQEGSDKALRPPVPPPFCPAFSSIVHLLCCDILIHILRRVLQRAVEDRATYWTEAMIQRSLHLIGQGLLEEKAQLGASTVEQVTFDFSLKARTIGSEHSKSVFHLLSKMTALPSLEAQKDMIKWTLQMFEMVKCLREKSSPAASMSVEQTKPEEIVPDKDKAERKRKAEAAKLHRQKIMAQMSAMQKNFIESHKMLYDNMPESSQGEPVASRESCAMELGELCVAVGPQRGSTPAEREVLTCILCQEEQEVQARSPAMVLTACVQRSTVLTQCRGKTLANNETMYPLFMPPDLAVGTHTGSCGHVMHATCWQKYFEAVQNTTRNRLHAELIIDLENGEYMCPLCKSLCNTVVPLIPLEPLTLNYENAELVGQLLTLPRWIQILSARIKGLKSVTQGPESSSETISDGDTALCGEGQPDFRSILSFGVKEPRKYSDSIAEMLVVCATTVHRVGLQTGPNELCPAVPVMSWNTCAFTIQAIENLLQEEDKTLFGSLQNRQLAGLKAVVQFSATQRLKSSQAVIQKHFTDMLGALLPTMSSESTPSILEVDFFHLLVGLVLAIPALYQEEAVDLQPSAVSSAYNHLYILHLVTMAHVVQVLLSSTDDTAVFGGEEGQAERAAVELYAAVSQCTGGLRSDVSGSSVADRVRRGVTPFLRCAALFFNCLTGVPPPEELSSTTVTSQGQMEALCSYLALPCDVFQLFQEHRGTVFPLLQRWCGHPAVTKALKGEIQTISYPRKRNRLIELPEDYSALLNQASHFQCPNSTDDERKHPTLCLFCGTILCSQSTCCHSQLDGEEVGACTAHAATCGAGVGMFLRIRECEMVLMASKTRGSTYPAPYLDDYGETDPQLGRGNPLHLCPERYRKLHQLWQQHCILEEIARSLEVVNVMFAFEWQML from the exons GATGAGTGTGTGTTAGAGCCTGGTTTACGTGAGCGTGCCCAGAAGCTCTTCCAGGTTCTCCTGCGCTACGCTACAGATCTGCTGGTGTGGGAGGAGAGCTATGAGCTAGCAGAAGACCTGCAGCCCag GGTGAAGGAGGACACATACTACTGTGTACTGTACAACGATGAGCACCACTCATATGATCATGTGATCTACACCCTGCAGCGCTCTGTTCAGTGTGACCACAGTGAGGCACATACTCACACAGCCCTCATCGACAAAGAG GGTCGCCGGGCAGTGAAGCGAGGGAAGCTCCGGTCTTGCCAACAAGCCAAGGACCTCATCAGG TCCCACTCGGAGCACATCTCCCTGCAGCCCCTGCGTGTGGAGATCCTCCACTCTGCAGTCATGGCCCACCAGAGCTTTGCCATGCGACTGGGCACCTGGTTTCAGCAGATCATCGGCTACTCAGTGGGGTTCAGGCAGGTGTTCTGCCAGGTGGCTTTGGAGCCCAGCTCAGAGGGTGACCAGCCCAGCCTCATCAGCCGACTCATGCTGCACGACTCCAGGCTATACAAAG GAGCCCGCAAGTTCATTCATGAGTTGATCTTCTGTAGCCTGCTGATGGAGACTGAGTACAAGAGGCGCTTTGCTATTGAGTTCACCAAG CATTACAAACAACTGCAGAAGGACTACACACTTGATGACCATGAGAGGAGCATATCCATTACAGCTCTATCTGTGCAGATCTTCACCGTACCCACTCTG gCCAGGCAGCTGATTGAGGAAGGGAATGTGATCAAGGTGATCGTTGACACCGTCATGGAGCTGCTGTCGGAGCACCTGGATTCCAACCATCGCTTCCACTTCCAGGGGTACAACTCAGACAAGTTCTTCCGGATCCAGGTGATCTTCCACGACCTCAG GTACATTCTGATCAGCAAGCCCTCTTTGTGGACTGAGGAGCTGAGGACCCAGTTCCTGGAGGGGTTCAGGGTCTTCTTGGGGCTCCTCCACTGCATGCAG GGTATGGAGGAGGTGAAGCGGCAGTTTGGTCAGCACATCGAGGTCGAACCTGAATGGGAGGCTGGGTTTTCTATCCAGAGACAGCTACGACACATCCTCGTCATGTTCCAGGAATGGTGTTCATCTGAT GAGActgttctcctcctgtccttcagGGAGTGCCACAGGGCGCTGATGCGCTGCAATAACCAACCCTTTCAAAGCGAGGCCACAGACTACTACATGTGTAAACACATCCTCCATGTCAGCCCGTACAAGGTGTCCCAGGAGCCTGTCAGCATACACCTGCCCATCTCCAGGGCGCTCGCTG GCCTGTATGTACAGCTGTGTTATACAGGGGCAGTCAGACGCCTTCCCGAATTCATGGATCCA GAGAGCTGTGACTTCACCTGGTTTGCGGAGCATCCTCTGCGCTGTGTGGTGCTGGCTGCCCAAGTTTCAGCTGAGATGTGGCGCAGGAACGGCCTCTCGCTCGTCAGCCAG GTGTATTATTACCATGATGTAAAATGCAGGGATGAGATGTATGACAAGGATGTCATCATGCTGCAG ATTGCTGCTTCCAAAATGGACCCCAACCACTTCCTCATGCTGATCTTGCAGAGATTTGAGCTCTTTGATGTGTTCAATGGAAGTCTCGCAAGCAAAGATCAA GAACTGCTGAAACAGTGGAACCGGTTAACAGAAGAGATGCTCTACCTCCTCATCATCATTGTTG GGGAGCGGTATGTCCCAGGGATCAGTCACGTGACCAAAGAGGATGTGACTATGAGGGAGGTGATCCACCTGCTGTGTATTCAGCCCATGGCTCACAGCAGCCTGGTCAAGGGCCTGCCAGAGAAC GAGAGCCATGAAACTGGCCTGGAAACTGTCATTCCAAAAGTTGCCACCTTCAA GAAGCCCGGTGTTTCTGGACACGGCTTGTATGAAGTGAAAAAGGAGTGCCTGCCGGAATTCAATCCCTTCTTTTTTCACTATTCTAAATCTCAGCATAGCAAG GCAGAAGATGCTCAGAAGAAGAGAAGAACTCAGGAGGGCAGTGACAAAG CCCTGCGTCCCCCTGTCCCCCCTCCCTTTTGCCCCGCCTTCTCCAGCATAGTGCATCTGCTGTGTTGTGACATCCTCATCCACATCCTCAGACGAGTTCTGCAGAGAGCTGTGGAGGACCGGGCCACCTACTGGACAGAGGCCATGATCCAGAGG TCCCTGCACCTTATAGGCCAGGGTCTGTTGGAGGAGAAGGCCCAGTTGGGAGCCAGCACTGTGGAGCAGGTCACCTTTGACTTCAGCCTCAAAGCTCGCA CGATCGGCTCCGAGCATAGTAAATCTGTGTTCCACCTCCTGTCCAAGATGACGGCTCTTCCTTCCTTGGAAGCTCAGAAGGATATGATTAAGTGGACACTGCAG ATGTTTGAGATGGTCAAGTGCCTTAGGGAGAAGTCCAGTCCAGCAGCCTCTATGAGTGTGGAGCAGACCAAGCCAGAAGAG ATCGTCCCTGACAAAGACAAAGCCGAGCGGAAGAGGAAGGCGGAGGCAGCCAAGCTCCATCGCCAGAAGATAATGGCCCAGATGTCGGCCATGCAGAAGAACTTCATTGAGTCACACAAGATGCTGTATGACAACATGCCAGAGAGTTCCCAGGGGGAGCCTGTGGCCtccagagagag CTGTGCCATGGAGCTGGGAGAGTTGTGCGTGGCTGTGGGGCCTCAACGGGGCTCCACCCCAGCTGAGAGGGAGGTGCTGACCTGCATACTATGTCAGGAGGAGCAAGAGGTCCAGGCCCGCTCGCCAGCCATGGTGCTGACCGCCTGTGTCCAGAGGTCCACCGTGCTCACACAGTGCCGGGGGAAGACTCTGGCCAACAATG agacCATGTACCCCCTCTTCATGCCACCTGACCTGGCTGTGGGGACTCACACTGGCAGCTGTGGCCATGTCATGCACGCCACCTGCTGGCAGAA GTACTTTGAGGCAGTCCAGAACACCACTCGGAACCGGCTCCATGCTGAGCTCATCATTGACCTGGAGAACGGGGAGTACATGTGCCCGCTCTGCAAGTCCCTGTGCAACACTGTGGTTCCTCTCATCCCCTTGGAACCACTCACACTCAACTA TGAGAATGCAGAGCTGGTGGGACAGCTCCTCACCCTCCCTCGCTGGATCCAGATCCTCTCTGCCAGGATCAAAGGACTCAAGTCTGTCACTCAGGGACCAG AAAGCAGCAGTGAGACTATCAGTGATGGAGACACTGCCCTCTGCGGGGAAGGCCAGCCAGACTTCCGCTCCATCCTCAGCTTTGGAGTAAAAGAGCC GAGGAAGTACTCTGACAGCATAGCGGAGATGCTGGTGGTGTGTGCCACCACGGTGCACAGGGTGGGGCTGCAGACAGGCCCTAACGAGCTGTGTCCCGCTGTGCCCGTCATGTCCTGGAACACCTGTGCCTTCACCATCCAGGCCATTG AGAACTTGCTACAGGAAGAGGATAAGACACTGTTTGGCTCTTTACAAAACAGACAG CTTGCGGGCCTGAAGGCTGTGGTTCAGTTTTCTGCAACCCAACGCCTCAAGAGCTCCCAGGCTGTCATTCAGAAGCACTTCACAGACATGTTAGGAG CCTTGTTACCCACCATGAGTTCAGAGAGCACACCTTCTATTCTAGAAGTAGACTTCTTCCACCTTCTG GTGGGGCTGGTGCTTGCCATTCCAGCGCTCTACCAGGAGGAGGCGGTAGACCTGCAGCCCTCTGCTGTCAGCTCTGCCTACAACCACCTTTACATCCTGCACCTGGTCACCATGGCCCACGTGGTgcaggtcctcctctcctccacagatgacacagcagtgtttgggggagaggagggacaggcgGAGAGGGCAGCAGTAGAGCTCTATGCAGCTGTGTCACAGTGTACCGGCGG GCTGAGGTCAGACGTGTCTGGGAGCTCAGTGGCAGACCGAGTGAGGAGAGGGGTCACACCCTTCCTGCGCTGCGCTGCCCTCTTCTTCAATTGCCTTACAGGGGTGCCCCCTCCAGAGGAGCTCTCCAGTACTACAG TTACATCTCAAGGCCAGATGGAGGCACTGTGCAGTTATCTGGCATTGCCCTGCGATGTGTTCCAGCTCTTCCAGGAGCACCGTGGGACTGTCTTTCCCTTATTACAGAG ATGGTGTGGGCACCCAGCTGTAACCAAAGCCCTAAAAGGGGAAATTCAGACAATCAG TTATCCCAGGAAAAGGAATCGGTTAATTGAGCTTCCTGAGGATTACAGCGCGCTCCTCAATCAAGCCAGTCACTTTCA GTGTCCTAACTCCACAGACGATGAGAGGAAGCACCCCACCCTGTGCCTCTTCTGTGGGACAATCTTGTGTTCCCAGAGCACCTGCTGTCATAGCCAGCTTGACGGGGAGGAGGTGGGCGCCTGCACCGCACACGCTGCCACCTGTGGGGCTGGAGTGGGCATGTTCCTCAG GATAAGAGAGTGTGAGATGGTCCTGATGGCCAGTAAGACACGAGGAAGCACCTACCCAGCCCCTTATCTTGATGACTACGGAGAGACTGACCCACAGCTAGG GAGGGGGAACCCCCTGCACCTGTGCCCTGAGAGGTACCGGAAGCTCCACCAGCTGTGGCAGCAGCACTGTATCCTGGAGGAGATCGCCCGTAGCCTGGAGGTGGTCAACGTCATGTTTGCTTTCGAATGGCAGATGCTGTGA